From the genome of Sporocytophaga myxococcoides DSM 11118:
CAAAGCTATGCCGGTCAGAACTTGAAGCTAAATAATATTAAACTCAATGGAATTTATTATAGAGAATTATTTATAGGGACAGCAGGGAAAATTTTCAAAAGAAAAAAATTTTCAGTTTCTGCGGGAGGAAGGGTAAAGCTCCTCTGGGGTATAGCATCTGTATATACCAAAAATGCTTCAGTAGATTTTTATATGGATAAAAGTGGAAAGAATATTGATGTCAATTCTGATTTTGATCTACATACTTCCAATATTTTAAACAGTTCTTTAAATCCATGGAATATTGCCGGCACTGGTATGGCAATGGATGCGGGAGTTTCTTTTAACTTGAAAAATTATTCTGCTTCGGTCTCTGTTGTGGATTTTGGCAGTATCAGATTTAATAAATCTGTTGAGAATCTTCAACACAGTTCATCCGTTCATTTTGGGGGATTCAATCCTGATGAGGGATTCAAGGGGATTAAAGACGACACCGTATTTAATGATTTAACAGTAAATAGAACTCAAAAAAGTTATCTCCAATCTTTGAATAAAAGGTTGAATGTCCTGTTTTCCTGGCAAAGCGACATTGATGATAAAATATTATTTAACCGAGCACTTGTGCATTATAGCAAACACAGGGCATATTTTTCTTTTTCAGGTACATTGGAAGAATTCAAAGTAAATGAGTTTTCCAATCAAATATCTGTCGGATATACATATAACTGGAAAGACTTTTTCGAAATAGGTCCTGGATTCTTTGCAGGAGGAAATGCCAGGCTTGGATTAGGATGTATGACTTCTCTGAAGTATAAATATTTTACTATAGGAGCAGCGACCTCCAACTTATTTCCATTCGTATTTCAAAGTGGAAAAGGTTCAGATTTTTCGATCAGTTCTCTGTTTTCCTTTTGAGTATATTAAATTTTATAAGAGGAAAGGTCTTATTATTAATAGGAGAATGTTAAGTGTTTGTTGTTCAGATTTTTGGAGTGATTTTTTGTATGGGTAATAGCAAATTAAGCTAAATCAAAGCCAGATGGAAGTATTCATTTCATGTAAAAATAATCTTCCATACGCGAACTAATACATAAAAAACACCTTTTTAATATTATTCTGTAAGATTTCAATCTAAAACCTGTCAGGAAATTGACGGAATCTTTATAGATTTGTCCTCTCATTGGAAAAATATTATGCAATTAAGTGAACAGGAACTAATTAGAAGAGAAGAAAGGGAAACTTTGATGAAAATGGGTATAAACCCTTATCCATCAGAAACTTTTCATGTAAACGTATCGGCAAAAGACATCCATCAGCATTACGAACAGCGAAAGACGGATTATAAGAATGTTTCCATTGCAGGAAGGATCATGAGCAGAAGGATCATGGGAAACGCGTCTTTTGTAGAGCTTCAGGATAGTTCCGGCAGAATTCAATTATACGTCAGAAGAGATGATCTTTGTCCAGAAGAGGATAAAACATATTATAACACTTTCTTCAGAAAGCTTCTTGGAATTGGAGACTTTATAGGAGTGACAGGATATGTATTCACCACTCAGACCGGCGAGATTTCTATTCACGTTACAAGCCTTACATTACTTACGAAAGCCTTGAAACCGTTGCCAATCGTTAAGGAAGCAGAAGATGAAGAAGGTAACAAGAAAATATTCGATGCATTCTCAGATCCTGAGCAGAGATACCGCCAAAGATATGTTGATCTTATCGTAAATCCGGATGTAAAAGATACTTTCATTAAGAGAACTGCTCTGGTGAACACTATGAGAGACTATCTTAACAACAAAGGTTATCTTGAAGTGGAAACTCCGATTCTGCAGCCTCTTTACGGAGGTGCTGCTGCAAGACCGTTTAAAACTCATCACAATACCTTAGACATGACGCTTTACCTCAGGATTGCAAATGAGCTATACCTGAAGAGGCTTATAGTTGGCGGTTTCGATGGCGTTTATGAGTTTTCAAAAGACTTCAGAAACGAAGGGATGTCTCGTTTCCACAATCCGGAGTTTACCCAGATAGAATTGTATGTCGCTTACAAAGACTACAACTGGATGGCAGACCTTGTAGAGGAGATGGTTGAGAAAATTGCTTTGAAGCTTCATGGAACTACAGAGGTAAAGGTTGGAAATAATGTGATCAGCTTCCAGAGACCATGGAAGAGATATACAATGTTCGAAGCAATCAAGCATTTCACTGGCATCACCATTGATGATATGAATGAGACAGAACTTAGAAATGTAGCTAAAAGTCTTGATATAAACGTGGATGATACAATGGGTAAAGGAAAGTTGATAGATGAGATATTCGGAGCTAAATGCGAACCGAATCTTATTCAACCGACATTTATCATGGATTATCCTGTTGAAATGTCGCCACTTGCAAAGAGGCACAGAACAAAAGAAGGCCTGGTAGAACGTTTTGAAGCGATTTGTAATGGAAAAGAAATATGCAACTCATTCTCTGAATTAAATGACCCTGTGGATCAAAGAGCAAGATTTGAAGAGCAATTGGAGTTAGGGAAAAGAGGAGACACGGAGGCAATGGTTCTTGATGAAGATTTCTTAAGATCTCTTGAATATGGTATGCCACCGACTGCTGGTCTTGGTATTGGTATAGATCGTCTTGCAATGATCATGACCAACTCAAATTCTATTCAGGATGTTATCTTCTTTCCTCAGATGAAGCCTGAGAAGCAGATACAACAGACACCAGATGCTGAGTATCTTGCAAGAGGAATTCAGAAAGAATGGATCCCTTTGATGCAGAAAGCCGGAATTAATAACATTGAACAATTGAAATCCGCAAATGCTAACAAGTTATTCAACGATCTTTGCGGGATGAGAAAAAAGATGAAGCTTGAAATTAAAGCTCCAACAATCGATGAGGTGAAATCCTGGATTGAAGCTTAATTTCAAAATAGTAGTTATAAAAAGTGTAAGTATCGAAAGGTGCTTACACTTTATGTTTTTAATAGAATAGAGATTTTCATATAATTCCTTTAACCTCCTTTAACATAATGAAATTACTTACTCCCGAAAACTGGAAAAGCTATGAACTGATAGACTCGGGAAATTATAAAAAGCTGGAGAAGTTCGGTGAATTCATTCTTTCCAGACCAGAACCTCAGGCTGTCTGGGATCCGTCGATGAGA
Proteins encoded in this window:
- a CDS encoding DUF5723 family protein, with protein sequence MRFKVCCLLLALPLASLAQTIVPAIASYKFAGLTSYYQPAFINENGDQFEIYFPLNGYAGIGNNFIKHNKLVSALTGNKNMQTQILDHPENFRYSNRIHLNAIAFAFLGYYIPDRLRGNWAFNAGIADRAKADIVFPGDLMKLVLKGDQSYAGQNLKLNNIKLNGIYYRELFIGTAGKIFKRKKFSVSAGGRVKLLWGIASVYTKNASVDFYMDKSGKNIDVNSDFDLHTSNILNSSLNPWNIAGTGMAMDAGVSFNLKNYSASVSVVDFGSIRFNKSVENLQHSSSVHFGGFNPDEGFKGIKDDTVFNDLTVNRTQKSYLQSLNKRLNVLFSWQSDIDDKILFNRALVHYSKHRAYFSFSGTLEEFKVNEFSNQISVGYTYNWKDFFEIGPGFFAGGNARLGLGCMTSLKYKYFTIGAATSNLFPFVFQSGKGSDFSISSLFSF
- the lysS gene encoding lysine--tRNA ligase; protein product: MQLSEQELIRREERETLMKMGINPYPSETFHVNVSAKDIHQHYEQRKTDYKNVSIAGRIMSRRIMGNASFVELQDSSGRIQLYVRRDDLCPEEDKTYYNTFFRKLLGIGDFIGVTGYVFTTQTGEISIHVTSLTLLTKALKPLPIVKEAEDEEGNKKIFDAFSDPEQRYRQRYVDLIVNPDVKDTFIKRTALVNTMRDYLNNKGYLEVETPILQPLYGGAAARPFKTHHNTLDMTLYLRIANELYLKRLIVGGFDGVYEFSKDFRNEGMSRFHNPEFTQIELYVAYKDYNWMADLVEEMVEKIALKLHGTTEVKVGNNVISFQRPWKRYTMFEAIKHFTGITIDDMNETELRNVAKSLDINVDDTMGKGKLIDEIFGAKCEPNLIQPTFIMDYPVEMSPLAKRHRTKEGLVERFEAICNGKEICNSFSELNDPVDQRARFEEQLELGKRGDTEAMVLDEDFLRSLEYGMPPTAGLGIGIDRLAMIMTNSNSIQDVIFFPQMKPEKQIQQTPDAEYLARGIQKEWIPLMQKAGINNIEQLKSANANKLFNDLCGMRKKMKLEIKAPTIDEVKSWIEA